A stretch of the Vigna radiata var. radiata cultivar VC1973A chromosome 9, Vradiata_ver6, whole genome shotgun sequence genome encodes the following:
- the LOC106773222 gene encoding (+)-neomenthol dehydrogenase-like: protein MGEATHRYAVVTGENKGIGLEIVRQLASEGIKVVLTARNEERGLQALETLKASALSHLLFFHQLDVAHPASVAAFTHFIKSKFGKLDILVNNAGISGIVIEDRDLFTTLIVNNGVISDEEGTRAVTQTYELAEECLKINYYGAKITIEFLMPLLQLSDSPRIVNVSSTKGQLKSFSKESWARGVFSDVDNLTEEKMDEIVKKFLIDFKEGRLESKGWPKYLGAYIVSKAAMNGYTRI from the exons ATGGGGGAAGCTACACATAG GTATGCAGTAGTGACAGGAGAAAATAAAGGGATTGGATTAGAGATAGTTAGGCAGTTAGCTTCAGAAGGAATAAAGGTGGTACTCACTGCAAGGAATGAAGAGAGAGGTCTTCAAGCCTTGGAAACACTCAAAGCCTCTGCTCTTTCTCATCTACTCTTCTTTCATCAGCTAGATGTGGCTCATCCTGCAAGTGTAGCTGCTTTTACACATTTTATCAAATCCAAATTTGGTAAACTTGATATTCTG GTTAACAATGCGGGAATCAGTGGAATTGTAATTGAAGACAGAGACTTATTCACTACATTAATCGTGAATAATGGG GTGATATCAGATGAGGAAGGAACAAGGGCAGTAACTCAAACATATGAGTTAGCAGAAGAATGcttgaaaataaattactatGGCGCTAAAATAACTATTGAATTCCTTATGCCCCTCTTGCAATTATCTGACTCGCCAAGAATTGTGAATGTATCATCCACAAAGGGGCAGTTAAAG AGTTTCTCTAAAGAATCATGGGCAAGAGGAGTGTTCAGCGATGTTGATAACCTGACAGAAGAGAAAATGGATGAAATAGTGAAGAAATTTCTAATTGATTTCAAAGAAGGTAGATTAGAGAGTAAAGGGTGGCCAAAGTATCTAGGTGCCTATATTGTATCGAAAGCTGCTATGAATGGGTACACGAGAATC